Within Runella rosea, the genomic segment TATCCTTATGATGATGTACTTATCAAAACACCACACATCATTGCGGTAACTCCTGCGCTGGGGAAGGTACAATGTCGAAAATTAGAGATTCAACGCGGGGCGGTATTTAATGGAATGGGGGTTTTTGAGGTTATAAATCGTTAATTATAAGCTACTTTGGTTTTATTGTAAATTTTCAACACAGAAGGGGCTTCATTCATTGAGGCCCCTTCTGTGTTGAAAATTTAGACCTTCTTAGCAGGATTTCCAAACACCCGACTTCCCGAAGGTACATTTTCCACTACAACCGAACCTGCACCTACACTGGCTCCTTTGCCGATTTTTACGCCCGAAATAACCGTAACTCCTGATCCGATAAAGGCATCCTGGTCAATCACTACGCCACTTCCAATGATGCTTCCGGCGCCGATATTAACGTAGTCGCCCAAGATGGCGTCGTGCTCAATAACGACGCCAGTGTGCAAAATAGAATGGTGGCCGAGTACTACTTTGGAGCTGATGGCTACGCGGGCACCAATCAAATTTCCGTGGCCGATTAGGGCAAAAGTAGAGATGATGGCCGTATCATGAATGGCATTGACGGGCATAATGCTGCGTCGTTCGTTGAGCATTTCGACGAGGTCGTGCCGTTCGGCACGCGCTTCGATAGCGACAAATGCCTCACACTTTTTGCCGATGAGTTTTAAAAATCCGTCGTCGTCGGTACTTCCCAAAACGGTGTATTCACCAATTTGGGTGTTGTGTAAATTAGGGTCATCGTCCAGTAAGCCATACACTACTACGTTATTGCGCTGAAAAATATCTAATGCAACTACTCCTAAACCTTTTGCCCCAAAAATCAATACTGGGTTTTCCATGGATGTATACGGTTTTGCTGATAAAATTTTGATTTATCTTTAATGACTATTTTGTTTTTAAAGTTCCTCTAAATGTACTGAACTACCAAATCGTCATGGATTATTAATATGTAACCAATAATGTGATTGTGCTGAATATCAGTAGATTAGTAAATGATGTTTTGAGTAGATTATTCTTTATTACTCAAATGTTATTGCACACAAAAAAAAATATTAAAAAGGTAAATTGCTGATAATGAATAAGTAATGGATTAGTGCTTTTTTTGAGTACATGAAAAGCAAGATCCATTTTCGCACAATCGTCATTTCGGACCTGCACTTGGGTACGAAAGGCTCCAAAGCCAAAGAAGTCACTAATTTCCTAAAACAATATAAATGCCGAAAGTTGATTCTCAACGGCGATATCATTGATGGATGGCAATTAAGAAAATACGGGGCTTGGAAGAAAAAACACACCGCATTTTTTAAGACAGTTCTGAAAATGATGGATGATTATGACACGAAGGTAATTTATCTGCGTGGTAATCACGACGATTTTTTAGACCGTATCAGGCCGCTTCGATTAGGGAAGCAGTTTCAGATTCGAAAAGATTATATTCTTAAATCGGGTACCAAGCGTTTCTACATCACCCACGGGGATGTTTTTGACAGCATCACTACTAATCTAAAATGGTTGGCTTACTTGGGCGATATGGGCTATACATTTCTGCTTTGGGTCAATAAACTCTATAATCATTATCGCTCGTGGCAGGGACTTCCTTATTACTCATTGTCGCAGGTAATTAAGCAACGGGTAAAGGCGGCGGTCAGTTATATTTCTGATTTTGAAGAAAAGCTAACCGAACTAGCCCGTTCACAGAATTGTGATGGAATCATCTGCGGACACATTCACCAACCTGCGATTCGCCAAATAGACGGATTGATTTACATGAATTCGGGGGATTGGGTGGAATCGTTGAGTGCTTTAGTGGAAGACCACGATGGAAACTGGAGTTTAATGTTTTACAACGAACAGGAAGTGAAAAGCGCTTCGGAACCAACCATCTCGGAGTTTTTTGGTCGTAAAGAACGGCTGGCTAAAGTCAGTTAACTATTTCTTTTCTGGAAATGGAATAATGAGTTTTTCGCCCCGTTCGGTAAAGTTCTTAGTCTTCTTATTAGCAGCCATCAGTTGTTCTACCGTTACGCCATATTTCTCGGCTACGACCCGCAAAATATCGCCAGGCCCAACCGTATGAACGGCCTGAACGCGAACCTTAATGCGCGTTACCCCTGATTTTACATCAGCACTTTCATCTTTTATGACTGGGTTGAGCCCTTTTAGGGTTCCGCTTTTTAGATTGTACCGATTGGCGATGCCGTAAAATGTCTCACCACTCTGAACGGTGTGCGTAATTTCCACTCCTCCAGGATCGACTGCGACAGGTTTAGGTTTTTCGGGGGCTTTTTCTTCGGGCTTTTTAGTTTCTTCCTCGTCGGCAGGGCGAGGGGTGGGAGTTACCGTTTCTTCTTCTTTGGGAGAATCGTTTGTTTTCTCTTCTGTTGTACTGCTGGTTGTTTCTTTTGAAGATTGAGGCACCGTCGACAACTGGTCGTTTTCGTTAGGTATGGGCTGTAATTCCCGACCTGTGGTGTCCAATGGGGTATTAAGAAGTTGATCTACATCGGCAGCGTCGTCGGCAATATATTCATAACCAACGTACAATAATCCGGCAATCATCAAAACCAAAACGCCTAATGAAAGATAAGGCAACTTTGATGATTCTTCAGGGCGACGATTTCTATTTTCGTTCTCTGACATTTGATTTTGTGGTGTTTTAGTCGATTTCCAAAGTGTAAAGGTTGTACTTTATAGCCATAAAACCCCAGCTTGGTAAAATCTAATTCAAAATAGGTGAAAATTTTGTGCCTTACAATGATGCCCCTTATTTTATTTGATGGCGTTCATTTTTTGGGCTTCTAGGCTCATTTCGGCTACTTTTACTTTGAGGTCTTCTTTGTATTGCTCAAGTTTCGTACCAACTGTTGTATCTGACGTACCAATAATTTGCGCAGCTAAAATGCCAGCGTTCCGTGCCCCGTTGAGGGCCACGGTGGCAACTGGTACACCCGACGGCATTTGTAAAATCGAAAGAACAGAGTCCCATCCATCTATTGAGTTACTGCTTTTGACTGGGACGCCAATCACGGGCAGAGTAGTTAAGGAAGCAATCATCCCCGGCAAATGGGCGGCTCCGCCTGCCCCAGCGATGATTACTTTCAAACCCCGGAGGCGGGCATTTTTGCCATAATCAACCATTTTTTCGGGAGTACGATGGGCAGAAACGATGTCTATCTCAAAATCAATCCCAAACTCTTTTAAAATATCGATAGCTTCCTGCATTACTTTTAGATCTGAAATGCTACCCATTATTATTCCTACCATGTTATTTTCGTCGGTATTTTAGCTTATTATACAAAGGTTCGTTGACTTTATCAACTTTGACGTGTTAAATATGTATTGTTTTTACGTAAATTGCCGCACAAAAATAGTATTTTTCTAATGACTAACGAATTAGAACAAGCGTTAATACAACTGACGACACCATTTTATGCTTTGCTAATTGGATTAGAAGCTTTAGCGAGTCATTGGCAACACCGTCAGAATTATACTTGGCGTGATACGCTTACAAATTTTTTGTTGATGCTTTTTAACGGTGGAATTGATTTGGCTTTCCGTGCCATTTACGTCGTTATTCTAGTTTGGTTTTATCAATATCACGTTACCGAAATTACCAACGTTTATGGATATTGGTTATTGCTGTTTTTGGCCGAAGATTTCCTTTTTTACGTATTGCACGTGGTAGACCATTATTGTCGTTTGTTTTGGGCCGTTCATGTTACCCATCATTCTTCTGAGTATTTTAATCTCACTACTGGTTTTCGTTCTTCGGTATTCCAACCCTTGTATCGGTTTGTTTATTTTATTCCACTCGTCTTGCTAGGTTTTCGTCCTGCCGATATCATATTGATGTATGCCATTACGCAAATATACGGCATTATTGTACATACCAATTATGTCGGAAAATTAGGCGTTTTGGAATATATTTTGGTTACGCCTTCTCATCACCGGGTGCACCATGCCTCAAATGTTGAATATTTAGACAAGAACATGGGAATGTGCCTCATCATTTGGGATAGAATATTCGGGACTTTTCAGGAGGAAGAAGCAAGTATTTCTTTAAAATATGGATTGACTACGCCCCTTGCCCAACGGGGGATTGGTCACACTGTTTTTCATGAATGGAAAGCCATCTTTGAGGATTTGAAGCGTGATGTAGATTTGAAAACAAAGATTAAGTACGTGCTCAACCCACCAGGATGGTCGCATGATGGAAGCACTAAAACCAGTGATCAATTGCGAGAGAATATTATTTCTATTGAGAAACCTACTGAAGAAAAATGCGCGTATTAAACCTTGTAGTTGGGGTTTTATTGGTTTTGTTAGCTACAACCTTCTTTTGGTTTATCTATAGTCTAGCGGTTAATATTCCCTATATTGACGATTACGCCTTTTTTGATTATACCCTACGGCTTATTGATGCCCCAAGTATCGGCGAATTTTGGAAAGTTTTATGGGCGCAGCATGGCGGCCATCGAATTGTTCTGACGAAGCTATCCTTTCTAATTCAATATCTTTTGACGGGAGAGATAAACTATCGTCAGAAAATTCTGATTGAAACCTTCTTCATTTGGTCTTTTTTTTGGTTGTTTTGGTATGTATTTCGTAAAAATTCGATCCCTTTTTTCTATTTACTTCCAGTAGGATTTATTCTCTTTTCCCCCATCTATTATCAGGATATTTTTTGGAATATGACCGCTTGGCAACATGCTGGATCAACTTTATTAATCACCCTGTGTTTCTATTTTCTCTGTTTGAGTCGTCGGCATTCTTTTTTGATTGCGTTGCTGTTTGGGGTAATGGTGACCTTTAATAACGGAAATGGATGGCTGAGTTTATTTATTGGAGGGGGGCTACTACTGTTACAAAAGCGCAATAAAAGAGCCGTGATTTGGTTGATTTTTTGTGCAGTACTTTCGTTGGTTCATTTAACCGACAGCGCTCAGGAACTGCATGGAACATTCAGCGCCAAGTATTTTTTTCAGACTTTGTGTGTATTTTTAGGTAGTATTTTTTTCTTTGTGAGAGGTAATCAATCCGATAATTTTTATGGAGGGTTGGGGCTTTTAGGGGCTGGATTGTTGCTTATGATACTGCTCCTATCAGTATATTTAAAACTGGTACGCAATAATAAATTGGCGATAACCATTTCGCATAAAATCACCTCTCATGCCATTAATCTGGCTATTTTAGGCCTTACTGCGTGTATGATTTTTACCGCAATCGGGGCGGGTTTATTACGTCAATCCAAAGGTTTTGTGGTGTGGCCACATTACATGATTTATTCGGTGTTTACGGCATTGTGTATTTATGCATTGACCATTGTGTTGTTGCCGAATAAATACAGGATGATGGCTGGTGTTTCAGGGGTTTTGTTCTCTATGTTGATTGAAATTGGCGGAATACTTTTTGCTTTTCCTGATGCAGTCGTTTTCCGAAAACAATTGATTAGCGACGCGTTTAAATTAAAGAATGAAAAAGTTAATAAAAAACCTTTGACATACATAAATCCAATTTCGATTGGAAAAAGTAGATATTCCGAAATGGTAGCGCGAGGAATGTATCATCTTCCGCCAACACCACTGGATGAATTGTCAGCTCAGGTATTTGGAGAAATAATTGACACCTCACTGACCCCGAGTGTTGATATGCTGCTCCAAATACAAACGGAAACAGGTAGCGGAAGAACGATAGGTTTGTCTAATCAAAAGTTGTTTGCTGGCGAGAGCCACTCGGTATATGTTTTATTGAAAAATAAGGAAGAAGTTTACCTGATTGCGCCCAAACCGGGGTTACTGAGTAATAGGCGAACCTTACTAAGGTCGGGGAAGATTTATCAAGACGGTTTTTCAATTGATTTGTTTAGGACAAATTATACCTCAGGGAATTATCAATTAGGGCTTATTTTGCCAATTGATAAGGGCTTTAGGGTGGTATATACCTCCCAACAAATTACAATCAAGAACCCTGATCCGGGGAAAGATTAGTTTTTAAGGTAGATTCTCGGACGATTAGTGAGGCCGATAAAACAATATTTTCAGTAAGCTGATTGGCTGAGGAATCCTTTAATTGACTTAAAAATATCCGGGAAGCTTCCGTTCCGATTTGTTTTCCGGGGCGTTTTACCGTGGTAAGCGTAGGGTGAATGTACGCTGATATGGGTGAGTCATCGAACCCCACAATTGCAACTTGGTTGGGCACTTCGAGCCCATTTTCTCTCACTACATACATGGCCCCAATCGCAACCTGATCATTCACCCCAAAAATCCCGTCGGGGGGCTGTGGCAGGGCCAAAAGGCGTTGGGTGGGAATAATGGCGCTTTCTACCCCAAAATTGGTCGTGACAATCAACTCTTCATCTAAAGGAAATTGATATTTGGCAAGGCAATCAACGTAGCCTTTGTAGCGTTGCTCGGTCACGGCCAGACCATGCGGCCCTTTTAAATGAGCAATCCGTTGGCATCCCATTTTAATTAGGTGTTCGGTGGCAGCGAAGGCCCCATAGTAATCGTCGATGGTAACCCGGCAAGCATCAAATCCTTCGTATTCGCGGTCAATAAAAATGAGTGGGACTTTGCGTTGAATGATGCTTTCCAAATGTTCGTAGTGCCCTGAGTCATACGTTTCTTGCGATATTGAAAGGAAAATACCTTCAACCCGGTTGGCTAACAGTTTTTCAACGTATTCTTTTTCAAGGAGATAGCTTTCGTTGCTTACACAGATATTCATCAAATACCCTAAAGGTTGCAGAATGGATTGCAAGCCTTCAATGATGGCGGTTTCGTGTTGATGATTGAGGGTGGGAACGATTACGCCCAAAGTTCCCGTTCGTTTGTTAAGAAGGCTAAGGGAAACCGAATTGCGTTGATAACCAACTTTTTGGGCATACTCCTGAAGATTTCGACGGGTATCTTCGTTGATTAAGGGATGATTGTTGAGCGCCCTTGATACGGTGGAGGGTGAGCATTTAAACTTGCGAGCAATGTCTTTAATCGTAACGGGGCGGTCGGCAGCCATAGTTTAGTTGGCAGTTTATAGTTGGCAGTTTGCAGAAAGGTATGAATTAATTCTTGCTTACTGTCAACTGCAAACTGCCGACTAAATTTAAAATTTAAGCGTTGCTGGTAAATATTTAGCGGCTAAATCTTCGTAATATGGACGAAGTTCTTTCCAGTTTGGAACCTTTGGTGACTTCGTGTATAAATCATAAGGATTGAAAACTTTTACCCACTTGAAATATTCGTGGTCATGCTCGTCCATCAAATGCGTGTAGGCATTTTCGCGGTGCTGTGCATAAAACGAGTGATAACGAATCATATACAACGCCGACTCGGGTAAATGATTTTTGGTCATTTGGTACAAATATTCATCGTGCCCCCACGACATGTGTACGTTGCGTAGGCCGCAATTGGGTTCATACACGCCGTATTTGGTGTTATAACGCTCATCGTGTGCATCGGGGTTGGCGTCGAAAAACTCAGGGAAAACGATTTTGTCTGAATGCTTGCAACCTACCGGGAAAGTATCACCTACTACCGCCCATTGTGGTTCTCCAAACAGACAAAGCACTTTTCCCATGTCATGCAATAAACCCGTTAATACAAACCAATCAGGATGACCATCGGCTCGGATGGCTTCAGAGGTTTGGAGCAAGTGTTGAAGCTGATCAAGGTCAATGTCGGGGTCAGAATCATCGACCAACGTATTGAGAAAATCAAACGATTCCCACAAGGTCATTTCCTTTTTGTCAAACTTAAGGAAGTCGCTCTCTTTCTCCATCACAAAGTCATAGGTCTGATACTTGTGATTGAGGCGATAAAACTCCGTCACCGTGTCGCGGGCGGGAGTGTCATAATTGCGGAATTCTTCTTTGGCTTTGGCCTGTGCGATGCTGTCAGGGTCGGGATAACGAACTAAAAGATCGTCTTCCCACTCATCTAAACTTGCCAAAGGAGCTATCTCGGAATTGCTGAAAGTCGTTGCGTTCATGAGTATATGAAAGGTATAATTTGAGTTGTCGCTTATAACTCAACAAATATACATTATTAAGTTTTTAAGAAATAAACCTTTTCTGCAAAAGATATATGCAAACGTTTGAAATAATTTAACCCCAAAAATTAGAGGAAAACCTTAGTTAGATTTGTCGCATCTGATGGTTATTTTCCATATCCATCTAGCTTTGTAAAAAAAAGATAAAATTATGTTTGTTAACGTAGAACATCTCGGAATAGCGGTCAAAGATATTGCGGCTTCTGACGAATTATTTTCCAAACTTTTTAATACTGTGCCTTATAAACATGAGGCTGTGGAGTCTGAAGGAGTAACAACTTCTTTTTTTAAAATTAACCAAACAAAAATTGAGCTACTCGAAGCGACTAATCCCGATAGTCCCATTGCAAAATTTATTGAAAAAAAAGGCGAAGGAATCCACCATGTTGCGTTTGAGGTAGACGATATTTTAGCTGAAATGCAACGGCTTGAAAAAGAGGGATTTGTGCTGTTAAATAAAACTCCAAAACAAGGCGCTGACAATAAATTGGTGTGTTTTCTGCATCCTAAAGGCACCAACGGAGTATTGATTGAACTTTGTCAGGAACAACCGTAGGGGTAGGGGGTATCTATGCCTAAAATCACAAGGGCAGAGGTAAACCCAGCCCCTACATGTTAATTTTCTTAACTTTTTTGACAGATTTTATGCGTTTAAAACTACTTATTTTTTTGGTTATTGTGGTGGCCGAAATTGCTTCTGGCTATGCTGGTTTCTGGCAGGGCGTTTATTTATTTAAACCCCTTATCATGCTCTCACTCCTGTTTTGGACATTTGAATATCGGGCTTCATACCCTTGGCTATGGATAGGGATGTGGTTTGGTCTGGGTGGAGATGTGTTTTTAATGGTTCGTGGAAAAGACCTGTTTGTGGCGGGTTTAGGTTCTTTTTTGGTCATGCAGATTTTTTATATCCTTGCTTTTAGTAAGACATTGACCCCAACAGGAAAAGCGCAGCTACGTTCAACGTGGTGGTGGTTGACGTTACCGTTTGCACTATACGCGCTGGTTTTTTTGGTGATTTTACATCCTCCCTTAACGCAATCTGCTGATAAACAGGGGTTATGGATTCCAGTGGTGGCTTATTCAATTTGCCTTTGTACGATGGGGGCGGCAGCGGTACTTCGAAAAGGCTCTGTAAATTCAGCAAGCTACGCTTGGGTTTTGGTGGGGGCTGTTTTATTTATTGCGTCTGATTCTGGAATAGCGGTTAATAAGTTCCTACATCGTTTTGAGGGTTCAACGCTTTTTGTCATGACGACTTATAGCGCGGCTCAGTGGTTGATTGTGTGGGGAATCATCAAAAAAGAAAGCCGCTTCCAATGAAGGAAGCGGCTTTCTTACAGAATGATTTTTATGAATAAAATTAGATAACTTTTACGTTAACTGCATTTAAGCCTTTTTTACCATTTTCGACATCATAAGACACGTTGTCATTTTCACGAATGTCTTCAGTAAGACCTGTTACGTGGACAAAAATGTCTTGGCTTCCATTTGATGGAGTTATAAAACCAAATCCTTTGGTATCATTGAAAAATTTTACTACGCCTTCTTGCATTATCTTTTCTTTAAAGTATTAGGCTATAAAAGTACGGTTAATTATTTACATATCCTACAAATTATTTTTTATTCTTATTTGAAAGCATACTACCGTTCATGTTGTCTGCAAAAAAATTATATTTGTTTCTATTTTAAAAAATATTAAAAACTATCCACTCGCATGAAAAAAGCTCTTTACTTACTGATTTTTGGCGGTTTGTTTATCGTTCATTTTGGTTTTACGCAAACTGTAGTGCCTTTCAAAGAGGGACTCGCGGTTGGACCTTGCCACCAATACGGGAGAGAAGCCATCTATACTGACCAATTAACCTACCAATTGATTCGCAAAACTTTCCAGACACCTGCTGAGGGGAAGGCCTTTTTGACTGATGAGCAAGGAAAAGAGCAGAAATGGCAACGTATCGCCACCGACACTTCGCATCGGTTTCGGCACAATGCTCTGACAAATGGGTATTTATACCTGACCTATACCTCACCCAAAGAAACTGTGGCGTTGTTGCACGTGGCAGGTCACGCTGGGCTGTATTTTAATGGGGTTCCTAGAGGTGGAGATGCAAATCGCTATGGGTATATGTATAGTCCCGTCAAACTGAAGAAAGGACTGAACGAGGTTTTGGTAAGAGTGGGGATGGGCGGACGCTTTCAGGGTGTTTCGGCAGAGTTGATTTTTTCCGAAAAGAATATTCAGTTAAGCACTCCAGATATAACCTTGCCTAATGTGGTGCTCTCAGAAAACAATGGACAACTTTTGGGAGGAATTGTGTTGTTTAATTTGACCGAAAAACCATTGGCAAATTTGAAAATTCGGGCTGTTATTCAGGGAAAAGAAATGATTTCTGAGGTTCCTGTGGTTTCGGCAATGAATTCCCGAAAAGTAGGTTTCAGAATGGATGCGAGTGCGGTCCAGCAAAAAGGCGATGTTGCCTGTGAACTTACCCTACTACAAAACGGCAAAACCGTTGACCAAAGTACCATTAAATTGCAGGCGGTTGCGGCCCATGAACATTACAGCAATACCTTTATTAGCGGCATTGATGGAAGCGTTCAGTATTTCGGGGTGGCACCCCAAAAAGGTGGGCAAACGGATACCGCTGCGCTGTTTTTGTCGGTACACGGTGCGGGCGTTGAGGCAATTGGGCAAGCAAGAGCCTACAAACCAAAAGATTGGGGCACTTTGGTTGCGCCCACCAATCGCCGGCCACGGGGATTTAATTGGGAAGATTGGGGAAGAATTGATGCCTTGGAAGTGTTGGAGGTGGCGCAAAAGAAATTTAAACCGCATCCCCAAAAAATTTATCTGACGGGCCACTCGATGGGTGGGCATGGGTCGTGGTATTTGGGGGCAACGTATCCTGGAAAATGGGCGGGAGTTGCACCTTGTGCGGGGTATCCGACGCTGATGGGCTACGGCTCTGCCGATGGGAAGATTCCTGAAAATAGTACCAACCCAATGGAAAAAATGCTGCTTCGGGCCAGCAATCCCAGCA encodes:
- a CDS encoding NeuD/PglB/VioB family sugar acetyltransferase, with amino-acid sequence MENPVLIFGAKGLGVVALDIFQRNNVVVYGLLDDDPNLHNTQIGEYTVLGSTDDDGFLKLIGKKCEAFVAIEARAERHDLVEMLNERRSIMPVNAIHDTAIISTFALIGHGNLIGARVAISSKVVLGHHSILHTGVVIEHDAILGDYVNIGAGSIIGSGVVIDQDAFIGSGVTVISGVKIGKGASVGAGSVVVENVPSGSRVFGNPAKKV
- a CDS encoding UDP-2,3-diacylglucosamine diphosphatase codes for the protein MKSKIHFRTIVISDLHLGTKGSKAKEVTNFLKQYKCRKLILNGDIIDGWQLRKYGAWKKKHTAFFKTVLKMMDDYDTKVIYLRGNHDDFLDRIRPLRLGKQFQIRKDYILKSGTKRFYITHGDVFDSITTNLKWLAYLGDMGYTFLLWVNKLYNHYRSWQGLPYYSLSQVIKQRVKAAVSYISDFEEKLTELARSQNCDGIICGHIHQPAIRQIDGLIYMNSGDWVESLSALVEDHDGNWSLMFYNEQEVKSASEPTISEFFGRKERLAKVS
- a CDS encoding LysM peptidoglycan-binding domain-containing protein, with the translated sequence MSENENRNRRPEESSKLPYLSLGVLVLMIAGLLYVGYEYIADDAADVDQLLNTPLDTTGRELQPIPNENDQLSTVPQSSKETTSSTTEEKTNDSPKEEETVTPTPRPADEEETKKPEEKAPEKPKPVAVDPGGVEITHTVQSGETFYGIANRYNLKSGTLKGLNPVIKDESADVKSGVTRIKVRVQAVHTVGPGDILRVVAEKYGVTVEQLMAANKKTKNFTERGEKLIIPFPEKK
- the purE gene encoding 5-(carboxyamino)imidazole ribonucleotide mutase — protein: MVGIIMGSISDLKVMQEAIDILKEFGIDFEIDIVSAHRTPEKMVDYGKNARLRGLKVIIAGAGGAAHLPGMIASLTTLPVIGVPVKSSNSIDGWDSVLSILQMPSGVPVATVALNGARNAGILAAQIIGTSDTTVGTKLEQYKEDLKVKVAEMSLEAQKMNAIK
- a CDS encoding sterol desaturase family protein, which gives rise to MTNELEQALIQLTTPFYALLIGLEALASHWQHRQNYTWRDTLTNFLLMLFNGGIDLAFRAIYVVILVWFYQYHVTEITNVYGYWLLLFLAEDFLFYVLHVVDHYCRLFWAVHVTHHSSEYFNLTTGFRSSVFQPLYRFVYFIPLVLLGFRPADIILMYAITQIYGIIVHTNYVGKLGVLEYILVTPSHHRVHHASNVEYLDKNMGMCLIIWDRIFGTFQEEEASISLKYGLTTPLAQRGIGHTVFHEWKAIFEDLKRDVDLKTKIKYVLNPPGWSHDGSTKTSDQLRENIISIEKPTEEKCAY
- a CDS encoding LacI family DNA-binding transcriptional regulator: MAADRPVTIKDIARKFKCSPSTVSRALNNHPLINEDTRRNLQEYAQKVGYQRNSVSLSLLNKRTGTLGVIVPTLNHQHETAIIEGLQSILQPLGYLMNICVSNESYLLEKEYVEKLLANRVEGIFLSISQETYDSGHYEHLESIIQRKVPLIFIDREYEGFDACRVTIDDYYGAFAATEHLIKMGCQRIAHLKGPHGLAVTEQRYKGYVDCLAKYQFPLDEELIVTTNFGVESAIIPTQRLLALPQPPDGIFGVNDQVAIGAMYVVRENGLEVPNQVAIVGFDDSPISAYIHPTLTTVKRPGKQIGTEASRIFLSQLKDSSANQLTENIVLSASLIVRESTLKTNLSPDQGS
- a CDS encoding inositol oxygenase family protein, with protein sequence MNATTFSNSEIAPLASLDEWEDDLLVRYPDPDSIAQAKAKEEFRNYDTPARDTVTEFYRLNHKYQTYDFVMEKESDFLKFDKKEMTLWESFDFLNTLVDDSDPDIDLDQLQHLLQTSEAIRADGHPDWFVLTGLLHDMGKVLCLFGEPQWAVVGDTFPVGCKHSDKIVFPEFFDANPDAHDERYNTKYGVYEPNCGLRNVHMSWGHDEYLYQMTKNHLPESALYMIRYHSFYAQHRENAYTHLMDEHDHEYFKWVKVFNPYDLYTKSPKVPNWKELRPYYEDLAAKYLPATLKF
- the mce gene encoding methylmalonyl-CoA epimerase, yielding MFVNVEHLGIAVKDIAASDELFSKLFNTVPYKHEAVESEGVTTSFFKINQTKIELLEATNPDSPIAKFIEKKGEGIHHVAFEVDDILAEMQRLEKEGFVLLNKTPKQGADNKLVCFLHPKGTNGVLIELCQEQP
- a CDS encoding lysoplasmalogenase, with translation MLIFLTFLTDFMRLKLLIFLVIVVAEIASGYAGFWQGVYLFKPLIMLSLLFWTFEYRASYPWLWIGMWFGLGGDVFLMVRGKDLFVAGLGSFLVMQIFYILAFSKTLTPTGKAQLRSTWWWLTLPFALYALVFLVILHPPLTQSADKQGLWIPVVAYSICLCTMGAAAVLRKGSVNSASYAWVLVGAVLFIASDSGIAVNKFLHRFEGSTLFVMTTYSAAQWLIVWGIIKKESRFQ
- a CDS encoding cold-shock protein → MQEGVVKFFNDTKGFGFITPSNGSQDIFVHVTGLTEDIRENDNVSYDVENGKKGLNAVNVKVI
- a CDS encoding alpha/beta hydrolase-fold protein codes for the protein MKKALYLLIFGGLFIVHFGFTQTVVPFKEGLAVGPCHQYGREAIYTDQLTYQLIRKTFQTPAEGKAFLTDEQGKEQKWQRIATDTSHRFRHNALTNGYLYLTYTSPKETVALLHVAGHAGLYFNGVPRGGDANRYGYMYSPVKLKKGLNEVLVRVGMGGRFQGVSAELIFSEKNIQLSTPDITLPNVVLSENNGQLLGGIVLFNLTEKPLANLKIRAVIQGKEMISEVPVVSAMNSRKVGFRMDASAVQQKGDVACELTLLQNGKTVDQSTIKLQAVAAHEHYSNTFISGIDGSVQYFGVAPQKGGQTDTAALFLSVHGAGVEAIGQARAYKPKDWGTLVAPTNRRPRGFNWEDWGRIDALEVLEVAQKKFKPHPQKIYLTGHSMGGHGSWYLGATYPGKWAGVAPCAGYPTLMGYGSADGKIPENSTNPMEKMLLRASNPSNVMALASNYKASGIYVLHGDADRTVSVEYARTMRKVLGAFHNDFSYYEYPNGSHWYGDHSVDWPALFDFFKWHRSKNAEEKDVIDFTTANPAISANYLWAGIEQQETPLNYSRIQAKRNVNDKSVIITTDNARTVMIMPGAFAKGQTFKVTVDETVVCAACVLDEKPLYFTKKEKWEAAEKPALAQRGSHRNGTFKAAFNHRMVFVYGTTGTKEENEWAYNKARYDAETWYYRGNGAVDVIPDREFTPAAYPDRGVVLFGNATTNGAWSTLLSQSPIQIQRGSIKIGEEQIAGDDLAAYFTYPRPDSPVASVAVVAGSGLAGMLATESNQYFTGGSGFPDYFIFGADMLKEGTKGVKQAGFFDTNWQITKVDAVKAQ